Below is a genomic region from Rhodohalobacter sp. 614A.
ATAATAGATCTGCGGTCTTAGATTCATGTACAGATCACTAAAAAGAGGAATATCAGGAATACTTGTAAAAAAACTCAGGTAATGGGTTTGATCGGGTACGGAGGACTCAAACCCGTGTCCAAGTAAATAATAAAATCCAATATCAACATTTTCAGCTACTGAATAACTTGTGTTGATATCACCTGCTAAAAATTGGCGTGCTTCCATAATTTCTTCTGATTCATCGGCTTCATCAATGAGTGCAGGAACGGTTCGAAAATTATACGCCGGATGAGCTCCTATCCGGAATGAAAATTTATTATTTCTAATAATATCATATCGAAACCAAAACAGAAACGACCACGGTTTGCCTTCTAGTGAAAACCGTAATTCCGGCTCAAACCGAAACCGTTTCCCTACGGACAAATTGTAGATCATGGCCGGTTCGCCAAGCGACAGTGAGGGAACTGTGGAAATCCCTTCGTTCATCACACTAATACTTCCTGATACATCCAGTTTTTCCGTTGAATTTTCTTGTGAGAACCCCACCGTTGCCAAGCTTACAATGATTATTATCAGAAGGGTGATTCTGAGTACAGTTTTGGTCATCGTTAAATTTTCTTTATTTAGAATTATGAAATAAATGTATACCGACAATCCTCCATCTAATTATTCTTATCAAACAAACCCTTACAAAATTCAAACAATCCATTCATTGTTTACTAAACCTGTTTTATCACAACTCTTTCATCACTTTTGCCGGTACACCCGCTACAACCGTATTCGCCGGTATGTCTTTAGTAACTACAGCGCCGGCCGCCACCACAGAATTTTCTCCGATCGTAATACCCGGTAATATCGTCGCAGCCGCACCAATCCATGCATTGCGTTTGATCAGCACCGAACCGGGAACCATTGTTTTTCGATTGGTTACTTCCACAGGATGATTCTCAGATGTAATATTTACTCTTGGACCAATCATTACATCGTCTTCAATAGTGATACCACCCAAATCCAAAAATGAACAGGCGTGGTTGATAAACACATTTTTACCCAATCGAATGGCCTTTCCAACATTGGTATAGAAAGGAGGAAAAACCGTGGTGCTTTCATCAACTTCTTCGCCGATTATTTCTCCCAAAAACTTTCGTACTTCATCTATATTCTTCGATGCATTCAGTTTGCCGGATAATTCTATCGTTCGGTTTACTTCTTCACGGATTTTAGTATAATCAGGATCATCCATTGAAATCATCTTTCCGGCTTTCAGCCTTTCAAAAATGTCTTTCCCGTTTTTTATTTCCTTTTCAGAAGGCATCATTAAAAAAATCGTTTTTCATTTCTAAGTATAGGAAGGGTAAGTAAGTTGTCATTGTGGATTTGTGTTTTGAGACATGGCAAACTCCCTGCTTAAGTGATTGCCACAATACGTTCAATCAACGACAAAAAATCCCATTCAACAGAAAGCTATGAAGAAAGGAGAAACCGAAAATATACGATTTACAGAAAGGTTTATAGATTTTACTTCTATTTGTTATTCTGGATATCATACTGGGAAATTTCGATTCCTGATTTTCTGAATTGAGATAAAGCAGGAGTCTTATTTGTAAACGGGAGAAGCTAAAATGAAAACGTTGCAATATTTAAAATGAATTTTTAATTATTGGAGATATCCAATGCAGATAAAAATCAAAACAATGATGAAAAAATACTTGATGACCGGTTTCATGTGCGTTATGTCTTATTGTGTGATGGCCCAGGAACCGGTGAAAGTGAAAGGGCCTGATGGCTTGTTAGAAGTTCAAATAGAGGAGAACAATGGATCGCCTGTTTATACAGTTTGGTACAAC
It encodes:
- a CDS encoding DapH/DapD/GlmU-related protein, whose product is MMPSEKEIKNGKDIFERLKAGKMISMDDPDYTKIREEVNRTIELSGKLNASKNIDEVRKFLGEIIGEEVDESTTVFPPFYTNVGKAIRLGKNVFINHACSFLDLGGITIEDDVMIGPRVNITSENHPVEVTNRKTMVPGSVLIKRNAWIGAAATILPGITIGENSVVAAGAVVTKDIPANTVVAGVPAKVMKEL